The genomic window ATTCACCAGAATTAGAGCTAGTGCAGACATGCCGATACCGCCAACACCTATGAAGTGGATGGGTTGCTGGCGGTTGAGCGTGCTGGTCAATGGGCAAAACCATAGGCTCAAAAGATAAGCCAGTCTTGGGCTAAAAGCCCGTCATTCTTATGTTTTGGAGAGGTCCGGCCGGGGTTGACCTTGTGCCAGGTATGGGCCGCCTCCTCATCCGGAACAGCGGAAAGTGCAACCTATTTCTGTATGATCGGCGGCCACTTCCCTTGCGGTTTCCCCGTTTTTGTTATGACTCTGCGTGTTGCGATCAATGGATTCGGCCGAATCGGTCGCAACTTCATGCGTTGTTGGCTAAGCCGAGGTGCGAACACGGGTATTGATGTGGTTGGCATCAATGTCACTTCTGACCCTAAGACCAATGCTCATCTGCTTAAGTACGATTCAATTCTTGGACAGATCAAGGATGCGGAGATCGGTTATACCGATGACACTTTTGTTATCAACGGCAAAACCATTAAGTGTTTTTCAGATCGCAACCCCTTGAATCTTCCTTGGAAGGAGTGGGGTATCGATCTTGTGATCGAGTCCACCGGGGTTTTCAATACTGATGTGGGGGCTAGTAAACACATCGAGGCTGGTGCGAAGAAAGTGATCCTCACGGCTCCAGGTAAAGGAGATGGTGTTGGCACATATGTCGTGGGCGTCAATGCTGATCAGTACCGTCACGGTGATTTCAATGTTCTCAGTAATGCCAGCTGCACAACCAATTGCCTGGCACCAATCGTGAAGGTGCTTGATCAGACCTTTGGGATCAATAAGGGCCTGATGACGACTATTCATAGCTACACCGGTGATCAGCGGATCCTCGATAACAGCCATCGAGATCTTCGCCGTGCTCGTGCGGCAGCCATGAATATTGTTCCGACCTCAACTGGCGCTGCCAAGGCTGTGGCTTTGGTTTATCCACAGATGAAGGGCAAGCTCACGGGTATTGCCATGCGTGTACCAACCCCAAACGTTTCAGCGGTAGATCTAGTTTTTGAGTCTGGTCGTTCCACGACTGCTGAAGAAGTGAATGCTGCACTCAAATCGGCTTCTCAGGGTGGCATGAAGGGAATCATTAAATATGGTGATCTTCCTTTGGTTTCTAGTGACTACGCCGGTACTAATGAATCCACCATCGTTGACGAGGATCTCACGATGACTATTGGCGACAATTTGGTGAAAGTGGTTGCTTGGTATGACAACGAGTGGGGTTATAGCCAGAGGGTTGTCGATCTCGCTGAGATTGTGGCCAAGAATTGGAAGTGATCTTTCAGAGGATTACTACTTTCTGAGCTTCTAGCTTCTTTTTGAGTTATAAACCCCTCCTATTAGCGAGGGGTTTATTCTGTTTCTTTATTGGAAATGTTTGAAGCTTGAGAAGTTGCTCACTTCTCCTTTGCCATGCGCCCATTCCACCCGAGGTGGGCCTTGTTCCATGACACCAATGATTTGGCTTGATGGAAGAACTTGCAGCCAAGCGGTGGCCCATTTCGGTGGCAGGCTGAGAATAAGTTCAAAGTCTTCTCCGCCATTTAGGCACCAGCTATCCCAGTGTTGGCCTAGTGGCCAGTCAGGGTCTTTGGGTAGGCCTGTTGGATCAAGAATCGCCCGGCAACCGCTGCTTCTGCAAAGGCCTTGAACCGCTGCCAGAAGTCCGTCACTACTGTCGGTGCCCCCAGCTCGCCATGGAAGTTCAGCAGGCTTACAGGTTTGAAGAGCGTGGAGTGCCTTCAGGCATGGTTGAGGGTGTTGATGAGCTTCTATCGCTTTTTGTTTGAGTTTGTCTGGCAGCAGGGCTGCTTCTATCAGTGGATCTGAGCGAAGTAGGGCCAGGCCAAGACGGCTGAGGCCATGGGGACCACTGACGACAAGAGAATCTCCAGGTTGGGCTTGGGAGCGGTGCAACCGTACTGGCCCGAGAGTGCCCAGGGCGGTGATTGCGAGTAGTCGTTGATCCCCTCGGGAACAGTCGCCGCCCAGCAAGGTCCCCCCAAACTGTTTCAATGCGGCTTCTATGCCTAAATAAACCTTCTCTACCCAGTCCCAGGGGGTCTCTGGAGGGACTACAAGTCCGACAGTGATACCCAGAATCTGATCAACGCCACTGGCTGCTAGGTCGGAAAGGTTGGCGGTTACGCAACGCCAACCAACATCTTTTGGAGTCGTGGTGTCTTCGCTGAAGTGAATGCCTTCCACCATGACATCGGTATTAATGAGGAGTTCTCCCTCATTGGTGTGGACTTGCGCTGTGTCGTCGTCAAGTTGGCCAGCAGGAGCAAAGCGGGCTAGTCGATGCAGTAGTTCGTTTTCACCAAGTTGGGCTAGGGTTTCGCCCATACACAAGTCCTCAGGCGTGGGGCTTCAGCCGATCAGCTCCATCGACAACTTTGATGGATAAGATTTGATCACCAATTTCGAGTTTTTTAAGTAACTCGGTACCTTCAACGACATAGCCAAAGGCTGCATTGCGGCCATCCACCAAGTTGAGACCAGCTGGAGTTAATTCTGCATCATAGAGAAATAGAAAGAACTGGGAGGAACCGTCGTCTATAGCCTGGTCGGAATGGGCCCATCCGAGTGTGCCAAGGGCGGCGAATGGAAGGACTGGTGTGGCTTTGTAAAGACCGATGTCTTCAAAGGTTTGGTTGTAAAAAGGAGTTGGTTCCTCTGGAATACGGATTTCCAGAGGAACTTGACGTTCTTTCTTGGTTGTTGGGTCGATGTATCCGCTTTCAGGTCCTGTGGGGTCACCGCTTTGTAGTACGTAATTGTCTTCAGCGCGTGTGAATGGCAATCCGTCATAAAAGCCTTTGAGAGCTAGGTCTACGAAGGCGCCGGCTGTTAGAGGGGCGTTGTAGCCATCAATCACAGCAGTGATGTTCCCTTTTGTGGTTTTGATCGATACAGTTGCTCTTCCGAGAAGCCGCGGTAGTGAGTTGAATTCCTCAGGGATGGTGTAAGGAAAATCATTCACCAATAGCGCTTCTAGATCACCGATCTGCTTGAGACTTTCGCGACGTAGGTCGATGAAGCGATCTACGTTTTGATTACTGGCTGCATCCCCCAGGGCCTGGACCGTTTTTCCCAAGGATTCCAAAAGTGCTTCACCCTTTTCTCGAGATGCTTCTGGGATGGCTGCGAGGATGCTCTTTTTGCGGGTTATTACTAGGAACTGACTAGAAGAAGCAGCTTCGTTTAGCGCAACCCAGCGATTGCCCTTTGAAGACCCAACCACTTTGCTAGTGGCCTCAAGGGTGGCTTGCATTTGGCGGAGATCTTTTTGTTCGATTGGTAGGGCATTTCGCAGGATTGCGGCACCATCGGTCACTGCACTTCCAGCTGGCAGAGCAGCCAGAACAGGATCACCCCAATTCAGTAAAAGTACTGCGAGCACTGTGATCAGGCTGGTCAGTAGAGGAGTATTTGGCATGTGGAACTCTTCTTGTGCTGGGACTTTGGCACAGCCGTATGATCCATCTGATCCGTTCAGCGGGAATGATCTCAAGTAACGACTTCCGCACTGGCACCTCGATTGAATTAGACGGTTCTGTTTGGCGTGTAGTCGAGTTTTTGCATGTGAAACCGGGTAAGGGTTCAGCATTTGTGCGTACCAAGTTGAAGGCGGTGCAGAGCGGCAACGTGGTGGAAAAAACCTTTAGGGCTGGGGAGATGCTTCCGCAGGCCTTGCTTGAGAAGTCGACTCTTCAACACACTTATATGGAGTCCGGTGACTATGTCTTTATGGACATGTCTAGTTATGAGGAAACCAGGCTTACAGCGCAGCAGATTGGTGACAGTCGTAAATACCTCAAGGAAGGGATGGAGGTGAATGTGGTCTCATGGAACGGAAATCCTCTTGAGGTGGAGCTCCCCAATTCTGTGGTGCTTGAAATCACTGAAACTGATCCTGGTGTTAAGGGTGATACCGCTACCGGTGGCACTAAGCCCGCCATCCTTGAGACTGGGGCTCAGGTGATGGTTCCTTTGTTTCTTTCTGTGGGCGAGAAAATTAAAGTCGATACACGTAACGACAGCTACCTCGGTCGCGAGAACTAATGGCTATGCAGCTCGATCA from Prochlorococcus marinus str. MIT 9313 includes these protein-coding regions:
- the thiL gene encoding thiamine-phosphate kinase, which codes for MGETLAQLGENELLHRLARFAPAGQLDDDTAQVHTNEGELLINTDVMVEGIHFSEDTTTPKDVGWRCVTANLSDLAASGVDQILGITVGLVVPPETPWDWVEKVYLGIEAALKQFGGTLLGGDCSRGDQRLLAITALGTLGPVRLHRSQAQPGDSLVVSGPHGLSRLGLALLRSDPLIEAALLPDKLKQKAIEAHQHPQPCLKALHALQTCKPAELPWRAGGTDSSDGLLAAVQGLCRSSGCRAILDPTGLPKDPDWPLGQHWDSWCLNGGEDFELILSLPPKWATAWLQVLPSSQIIGVMEQGPPRVEWAHGKGEVSNFSSFKHFQ
- the efp gene encoding elongation factor P; translation: MISSNDFRTGTSIELDGSVWRVVEFLHVKPGKGSAFVRTKLKAVQSGNVVEKTFRAGEMLPQALLEKSTLQHTYMESGDYVFMDMSSYEETRLTAQQIGDSRKYLKEGMEVNVVSWNGNPLEVELPNSVVLEITETDPGVKGDTATGGTKPAILETGAQVMVPLFLSVGEKIKVDTRNDSYLGREN
- the gap gene encoding type I glyceraldehyde-3-phosphate dehydrogenase, with protein sequence MTLRVAINGFGRIGRNFMRCWLSRGANTGIDVVGINVTSDPKTNAHLLKYDSILGQIKDAEIGYTDDTFVINGKTIKCFSDRNPLNLPWKEWGIDLVIESTGVFNTDVGASKHIEAGAKKVILTAPGKGDGVGTYVVGVNADQYRHGDFNVLSNASCTTNCLAPIVKVLDQTFGINKGLMTTIHSYTGDQRILDNSHRDLRRARAAAMNIVPTSTGAAKAVALVYPQMKGKLTGIAMRVPTPNVSAVDLVFESGRSTTAEEVNAALKSASQGGMKGIIKYGDLPLVSSDYAGTNESTIVDEDLTMTIGDNLVKVVAWYDNEWGYSQRVVDLAEIVAKNWK
- a CDS encoding peptidylprolyl isomerase → MPNTPLLTSLITVLAVLLLNWGDPVLAALPAGSAVTDGAAILRNALPIEQKDLRQMQATLEATSKVVGSSKGNRWVALNEAASSSQFLVITRKKSILAAIPEASREKGEALLESLGKTVQALGDAASNQNVDRFIDLRRESLKQIGDLEALLVNDFPYTIPEEFNSLPRLLGRATVSIKTTKGNITAVIDGYNAPLTAGAFVDLALKGFYDGLPFTRAEDNYVLQSGDPTGPESGYIDPTTKKERQVPLEIRIPEEPTPFYNQTFEDIGLYKATPVLPFAALGTLGWAHSDQAIDDGSSQFFLFLYDAELTPAGLNLVDGRNAAFGYVVEGTELLKKLEIGDQILSIKVVDGADRLKPHA